In one Carettochelys insculpta isolate YL-2023 chromosome 6, ASM3395843v1, whole genome shotgun sequence genomic region, the following are encoded:
- the CDCA4 gene encoding cell division cycle-associated protein 4 — protein sequence MGEEEGLHQTQLLDTMFVRGLKRKCFDGEEDIEGTLAGFKAIPSYNLQRQSLLDMSLVKLQLCHMLVEPNLCRSVLIANTVRQIQEEMTQDGTWQMINTQTAGQTSLDRLVSTDILCRSSKEQAEGKLIQVYSTFTKDCEGSQSPNDSEIMATVTSQQAPRNLQNNMWEIENPQENRGSLQKSLDQIFESLENKSPNTVEDLFSEVDSSYYDLDTVLTGMMSNTKMGHCDVLETFPSQTTTNSNSNCKSDLNELDHIVEILVES from the coding sequence GACACAATGTTTGTGCGAGGATTGAAGAGAAAATGTTTTGATGGTGAAGAAGATATTGAAGGAACTCTGGCTGGTTTTAAGGCTATCCCTTCATATAACCTTCAGCGACAGTCACTTTTAGATATGTCTTTGGTCAAGCTTCAACTATGCCACATGCTTGTTGAGCCTAATCTTTGTCGCTCGGTACTTATAGCCAATACGGTACGGCAGATCCAAGAGGAAATGACCCAGGATGGGACTTGGCAAATGATAAATACCCAAACTGCAGGACAGACTTCTCTAGATCGTCTGGTTTCAACAGATATCCTTTGCCGTTCATCCAAGGAACAGGCTGAAGGAAAGCTGATTCAGGTTTATAGTACCTTCACTAAAGACTGTGAGGGCTCTCAGTCACCAAATGATTCAGAAATCATGGCAACAGTTACTTCACAACAAGCTCCAAGAAACCTGCAAAATAACATGTGGGAAATAGAGAATCCACAAGAAAATAGAGGAAGTCTTCAAAAATCCTTAGATCAAATATTTGAGTCCTTAGAGAATAAAAGTCCTAATACAGTGGAAGATCTGTTTTCAGAAGTTGACAGTTCTTACTACGACCTTGATACAGTGTTAACAGGAATGATGAGCAACACAAAAATGGGACACTGTGATGTACTTGAAACGTTTCCTTCTCAGACAACCACGAATTCTAACTCTAACTGTAAATCTGATCTTAATGAGCTTGATCATATTGTGGAGATCCTTGTTGAATCTTGA